In a genomic window of Methylobacter sp. YRD-M1:
- the coaE gene encoding dephospho-CoA kinase (Dephospho-CoA kinase (CoaE) performs the final step in coenzyme A biosynthesis.) produces the protein MLKIGLTGGIGCGKTTVARLFAELGGPVIDADQIAHQLVAKGQPALAQIAQQFGADILDPDGSLNRTRLREIVFSNPSQKQKLESILHPLVYQSIQAELERLSTPYCIIAIPLLFETNMAHFVDRVLVVDCPVEIQIARVRKRDQLTLERIQSIIDSQVSRDFRKSHADDLIDNSESDYGLAEQVKKLHNLYLSLSAS, from the coding sequence ATGCTTAAAATCGGCCTGACCGGCGGCATCGGCTGTGGCAAAACGACTGTCGCGCGCCTGTTCGCTGAACTCGGCGGTCCTGTCATCGATGCCGACCAGATAGCCCACCAGCTTGTCGCCAAAGGCCAACCCGCACTCGCGCAAATAGCGCAGCAATTCGGCGCCGACATACTCGATCCGGATGGCTCACTGAACAGGACCAGGCTCAGGGAAATCGTTTTTTCCAACCCTTCTCAAAAGCAAAAGCTCGAATCCATTCTCCATCCCCTGGTTTATCAGTCCATTCAGGCAGAACTCGAAAGGCTGAGCACACCTTACTGCATCATCGCGATACCGCTATTGTTTGAAACCAACATGGCCCATTTCGTTGATCGGGTGCTGGTCGTGGATTGCCCGGTCGAAATACAGATAGCACGCGTCAGAAAGCGCGATCAGCTTACGCTTGAGAGAATCCAGTCGATCATCGACAGCCAGGTGTCACGGGACTTTAGAAAATCGCATGCCGATGATCTTATCGATAATTCGGAATCGGATTATGGACTTGCAGAACAAGTCAAAAAACTGCACAATTTGTATCTCTCATTAAGCGCCAGCTAG
- the argJ gene encoding bifunctional glutamate N-acetyltransferase/amino-acid acetyltransferase ArgJ, which yields MAVLPQGYHFPVMHEVAGITLGTACAGIKQTERDDILVIQMPENASCAAVFTQNAFCAAPVHVAKAHLTQAPRWLLINSGNANAGTGDQGMRDALATCADLAEAAGGGADQVLPFSTGVIGQPLPVGKIKTALPAAVKNLSAANWDKAARAIMTTDTFPKGVSKVFTIAGQSVTINGISKGAGMIQPNMATMLGFMATDAKIKQPLLQQCLAQAVEQSFNRITVDGDTSTNDACVLMASGCSAAPEIEAGSDHYRIFAEAVMEVCKQLAEAIIRDGEGATKLMRIVVKQAASDEEAVRVGKTIAHSPLVKTAFFASDPNWGRILAAVGRAGVENMDLDKVQIYLDEVCIVRNGGRADDYTEEAGQRVMDQQEITVTVTLGRGDACQEVLTCDFSYDYVKINAEYRT from the coding sequence ATGGCAGTACTCCCTCAGGGATACCACTTTCCGGTCATGCATGAAGTAGCGGGAATCACGCTGGGCACCGCCTGCGCGGGCATCAAGCAGACCGAACGTGATGATATTTTAGTGATACAAATGCCTGAAAACGCAAGCTGCGCAGCCGTCTTCACGCAGAATGCCTTTTGCGCCGCGCCCGTGCATGTGGCGAAAGCGCACCTGACCCAGGCGCCGCGCTGGCTGCTGATCAATTCAGGCAATGCCAATGCCGGTACCGGCGATCAGGGTATGCGAGATGCCCTGGCGACCTGCGCGGATCTGGCCGAGGCGGCGGGCGGCGGCGCCGATCAGGTGCTGCCTTTCTCGACGGGTGTTATCGGTCAGCCCTTGCCTGTAGGGAAAATCAAGACCGCCTTGCCGGCAGCCGTGAAAAATCTTTCGGCTGCAAACTGGGACAAGGCTGCGCGCGCGATCATGACGACCGACACCTTCCCCAAAGGCGTGTCTAAAGTCTTCACAATTGCAGGCCAGTCGGTCACGATCAACGGCATCTCCAAAGGCGCCGGCATGATTCAACCGAACATGGCGACGATGCTGGGCTTTATGGCTACAGACGCTAAAATAAAGCAGCCGCTTTTGCAGCAGTGTCTGGCTCAGGCTGTGGAGCAATCGTTTAATCGCATCACGGTCGACGGCGATACATCGACCAATGACGCCTGTGTCCTGATGGCCAGCGGCTGCTCTGCGGCGCCGGAAATCGAGGCAGGCAGCGATCATTACCGGATTTTTGCCGAGGCCGTCATGGAAGTCTGCAAGCAACTGGCCGAAGCCATCATCCGTGACGGCGAGGGCGCCACCAAGCTGATGCGTATTGTGGTCAAGCAGGCAGCCTCTGATGAAGAAGCCGTGCGCGTCGGCAAAACCATTGCGCATTCGCCGCTGGTCAAGACCGCTTTCTTCGCCAGCGATCCCAACTGGGGACGGATTCTGGCTGCCGTAGGGCGTGCCGGCGTGGAAAACATGGATCTCGATAAGGTGCAGATTTATCTGGATGAGGTCTGTATCGTCAGGAATGGCGGCCGTGCCGATGACTATACCGAAGAAGCCGGCCAACGGGTCATGGATCAGCAGGAAATCACTGTGACCGTGACACTGGGACGCGGCGATGCCTGCCAGGAAGTTTTGACCTGCGATTTTTCCTATGATTATGTCAAGATCAATGCCGAATACAGAACTTGA
- a CDS encoding tRNA (5-methylaminomethyl-2-thiouridylate)-methyltransferase: MNQQRKAVALISGGLDSMLAAKTILEQGVHVEGINFFTGFCVEGHTHAIRARDKAKPKRNNSLWVAEQLGIKLHIIDVIEEYKDVLINPKHGYGANMNPCLDCKIFMVNKAKQWIAENGFDFIITGEVIGQRPMSQRKDTMPVIARESGADDLLLRPLCAKNLPATLPEREGWVDREKLYDFSGRSRKPQMALAEQYGFSEYSQPAGGCCFLTDANYSAKLVDLWQARNNNRAYDLDDIMLLKVGRHIRPRPNFKMIVAREEGEGRFLRGYKKEFMMMGCTSHNGPLVLIDGSPSDEDLQLAAAITARYGQGRDAEQVNVSITGKDGSTKTVQVKPLPADQIPEAWFI; the protein is encoded by the coding sequence ATGAATCAACAAAGAAAAGCGGTGGCATTGATTTCCGGTGGCCTGGATTCGATGCTGGCGGCGAAGACAATTCTGGAGCAGGGCGTCCATGTCGAAGGCATCAACTTCTTTACCGGCTTTTGCGTGGAAGGTCACACGCATGCCATCAGGGCCCGGGACAAGGCCAAGCCCAAACGCAATAACTCGCTATGGGTCGCCGAACAGTTGGGCATCAAGCTGCATATCATCGATGTGATCGAGGAATACAAGGACGTGCTGATCAATCCGAAGCACGGCTATGGCGCCAACATGAACCCGTGCCTGGACTGCAAGATTTTCATGGTCAACAAGGCCAAGCAGTGGATCGCCGAAAACGGCTTCGATTTCATCATCACCGGCGAAGTGATCGGCCAGCGGCCGATGTCGCAGCGCAAGGACACGATGCCGGTCATCGCGCGCGAGTCCGGCGCCGACGACTTGCTGCTGCGGCCGTTGTGCGCGAAGAATCTGCCTGCTACCTTGCCTGAGCGCGAGGGCTGGGTCGATAGGGAAAAGCTGTATGATTTCAGCGGCCGGTCGCGCAAGCCGCAGATGGCGCTGGCCGAGCAATACGGTTTCAGCGAGTATTCGCAGCCGGCCGGCGGCTGCTGTTTTCTGACCGATGCCAACTATTCAGCCAAACTGGTCGATTTATGGCAGGCGCGCAACAATAACAGAGCCTATGATCTTGACGACATTATGCTGCTGAAAGTCGGGCGCCATATCCGGCCACGGCCGAATTTCAAGATGATCGTCGCCAGGGAAGAGGGCGAAGGCCGCTTTCTGCGGGGCTACAAGAAAGAATTCATGATGATGGGCTGTACGAGCCATAACGGGCCCTTGGTGTTGATCGACGGTTCGCCTTCCGATGAGGATCTGCAGTTGGCGGCCGCGATTACCGCACGCTACGGCCAGGGTCGCGATGCCGAGCAGGTCAATGTCAGCATTACGGGCAAAGACGGCTCAACAAAAACGGTTCAGGTCAAGCCTTTGCCTGCCGATCAGATTCCTGAGGCGTGGTTCATATGA
- a CDS encoding prepilin peptidase, producing MQQLNILLNSPYILSALAGIIGLMVGSFLNVVIYRLPIMMQRNWKKECMEYLELSQEETPETEPFNLAFPLSHCPKCNTPIKPHHNIPVISYLFLKGKCAQCRTPISSRYPVIEAFTAIASVIVAWHFGYTPQTIFALVLTWSLIALSGIDIDHQLLPDSITLPALWLGLFLSLFALFADAHSSIIGAIAGYLALWTVYHLFKLATGKEGMGYGDFKLLALFGAWLGWQSLPVIILLSSLVGSVIGIAMIVLVNRDHRIPIPFGPYLAMAGWIALIWGNDINQFYLTKVGL from the coding sequence ATGCAACAGCTGAACATCCTTTTAAATTCCCCCTATATTCTATCCGCACTGGCGGGCATTATTGGCTTAATGGTCGGCAGTTTTCTCAATGTCGTCATTTACCGATTGCCGATCATGATGCAACGAAACTGGAAAAAGGAGTGCATGGAATACCTGGAGCTTAGCCAGGAAGAAACGCCTGAAACAGAGCCTTTCAATCTGGCTTTTCCGCTGTCGCACTGCCCAAAATGCAATACGCCCATTAAGCCGCATCACAACATACCCGTTATCAGCTATTTATTTTTAAAAGGCAAATGCGCGCAATGCCGGACACCTATTTCCTCACGCTATCCGGTAATAGAAGCTTTCACGGCGATTGCATCTGTCATCGTGGCCTGGCATTTTGGCTATACGCCGCAAACGATTTTTGCTTTAGTGCTGACCTGGTCGTTGATCGCATTAAGCGGCATCGATATTGACCATCAATTATTGCCGGACTCCATCACGCTGCCGGCATTATGGCTGGGCTTATTTTTAAGCCTGTTTGCGCTATTTGCTGATGCGCACTCCAGCATTATAGGGGCCATTGCCGGTTATCTGGCGCTCTGGACTGTTTATCATCTGTTCAAACTGGCTACGGGAAAAGAGGGCATGGGCTATGGCGATTTCAAATTGCTGGCTTTATTCGGCGCCTGGCTGGGTTGGCAGAGCCTGCCCGTTATTATCCTGTTGTCATCACTGGTGGGCTCGGTCATAGGCATTGCCATGATTGTTCTCGTCAACCGCGATCATAGAATCCCCATCCCATTCGGCCCTTATCTGGCAATGGCAGGCTGGATTGCACTAATCTGGGGCAATGACATCAACCAGTTTTACCTGACCAAAGTAGGCTTATAA
- the yacG gene encoding DNA gyrase inhibitor YacG, with protein sequence MPSSDKPLVVKCPTCKRPVPWTPEQQFKPFCSERCKLIDLGEWAMEEKKIPGEPLSEDSDENDDWH encoded by the coding sequence ATGCCGTCATCAGACAAGCCGCTTGTCGTCAAATGCCCCACTTGCAAACGCCCCGTGCCCTGGACGCCCGAGCAGCAATTTAAGCCTTTCTGCAGCGAACGCTGCAAACTGATCGATCTGGGAGAATGGGCCATGGAAGAAAAAAAGATTCCCGGCGAACCCTTGTCTGAGGATAGCGACGAAAACGACGACTGGCATTAG
- a CDS encoding Nudix family hydrolase — protein sequence MKPLQVAVGVVKNAAGQILISLRDRSLHQGGLWEFPGGKIEPFETAGQALSRELKEELDITVEVASPLITIEHQYPDLAVQLHVFLVEQFSGHARGCEGQLFKWAAPDELDQYEFPAANGPIVTAARLPAYYAILDDADESLLLVNLQKILDRGVRLIQARLKAASRQAVEKFIEQAYPLCQERGALLLVNSAVEAACELDVNGIHLTSRHLMALGQRPVNIKWLAASCHNLQELRHAQAIGVDFAVLAPVLPTKTHPGKQVLGWQQFAELVSKVNLPTYALGGMSLSCLTTARQAGGQGIAAIRAFLD from the coding sequence ATGAAACCTCTTCAGGTTGCCGTTGGCGTGGTAAAAAACGCAGCAGGGCAGATTTTGATTTCCTTGCGCGACCGGTCTCTGCACCAGGGTGGCTTATGGGAATTTCCGGGCGGCAAAATCGAGCCTTTCGAAACAGCCGGACAGGCATTAAGCCGCGAGCTGAAGGAGGAGCTTGATATCACCGTCGAAGTTGCCAGTCCGTTGATCACCATTGAGCATCAATATCCTGATCTGGCGGTGCAGTTGCATGTGTTTCTGGTGGAGCAGTTCTCGGGTCATGCCAGAGGCTGTGAAGGTCAGCTGTTTAAATGGGCAGCTCCCGACGAACTGGATCAGTATGAATTTCCGGCCGCCAACGGCCCTATCGTCACGGCGGCCCGGTTGCCGGCTTATTATGCGATTCTGGATGATGCCGATGAATCGCTGTTGCTGGTCAATCTGCAAAAGATATTAGACCGGGGTGTCAGGCTGATACAGGCGAGGTTGAAGGCGGCGTCTCGACAGGCTGTCGAAAAGTTTATCGAGCAGGCTTATCCTTTGTGCCAGGAGCGGGGCGCTTTATTGCTGGTGAATTCTGCCGTGGAAGCGGCCTGTGAGCTTGATGTAAACGGCATTCATTTAACCAGTCGGCACCTGATGGCTCTCGGCCAGCGGCCCGTCAACATCAAATGGCTGGCGGCTTCTTGCCATAATCTACAGGAATTGCGGCATGCGCAGGCTATCGGTGTCGATTTTGCCGTGCTGGCGCCCGTGCTGCCGACTAAAACGCATCCTGGAAAACAGGTATTGGGCTGGCAGCAATTTGCCGAACTGGTTTCCAAGGTTAATTTGCCGACCTATGCCCTGGGCGGCATGTCATTATCGTGTTTGACGACAGCACGGCAAGCCGGCGGTCAGGGGATTGCGGCGATCAGGGCATTTCTGGATTGA
- a CDS encoding sulfurtransferase TusA family protein, protein MIRETLNARRLLCPLPVIRTQDKVKQLKAGDQLEVVGTDPGVMQDIPAWCRINGHKVLETRADDGEYIIVLEVGE, encoded by the coding sequence ATGATTAGAGAGACGTTAAACGCAAGGCGTCTGTTGTGCCCGTTGCCGGTCATCCGCACGCAGGACAAGGTAAAACAGCTCAAGGCCGGCGATCAGCTCGAGGTGGTCGGCACGGATCCGGGCGTCATGCAGGACATTCCGGCGTGGTGCCGCATCAACGGCCATAAGGTGCTGGAAACCCGCGCCGATGACGGCGAATATATCATTGTGCTGGAAGTGGGCGAGTAA
- a CDS encoding PilT/PilU family type 4a pilus ATPase, with amino-acid sequence MEFKDYLKILVLKDGSDLYLTVDAPPAAKFEGSLKPLENIRLTKERIKEIAYSLMDEEQQKAFEQVPEMNLALSEPGIGRFRVNIFKQRNSLALVIRNIKVDIPNADKLGLPPVLKQSIMEKRGLILFVGGTGSGKSTSLAALIDYRNSHASGHIITIEDPIEYIHPHKKSLVNQREVGVDTLSYEDALKNTLRQAPDVILIGEIRSQETMEHALAFAETGHLCLSTLHANNANQALDRIINFFPEERRNQLLLDLSLNLKAFVSQRLVPTVDGKRTAAIEILLGTQLARDLIQKGEIHAIKEAMEKSEEIGMQTFDSHLLRLFKEGTISLEEALNNSDSPNNLKLKINLSEGLGSVSPAQTSDAAGSLSGFALEAIDKEEEEEEPAE; translated from the coding sequence ATGGAATTCAAAGACTACCTTAAAATTCTGGTTCTCAAAGACGGCTCCGACCTTTACTTGACCGTGGACGCGCCGCCAGCCGCCAAATTTGAAGGCTCGTTGAAGCCTTTGGAAAACATCAGGCTGACCAAGGAGCGCATCAAGGAAATCGCCTATAGCCTGATGGATGAAGAGCAGCAAAAGGCTTTCGAACAGGTGCCTGAGATGAATCTGGCCCTTTCCGAACCCGGCATCGGCCGCTTCCGCGTCAATATTTTCAAGCAGCGCAACAGCCTGGCTCTAGTTATCCGGAACATCAAAGTCGACATCCCGAATGCCGACAAACTGGGGCTGCCGCCCGTGCTGAAACAATCCATCATGGAAAAGCGCGGCCTGATCCTGTTCGTCGGCGGCACCGGCTCCGGCAAGTCGACTTCACTGGCGGCCCTGATCGATTACCGCAACAGCCATGCATCGGGCCATATCATCACCATCGAAGACCCGATCGAGTACATTCATCCGCACAAAAAATCACTGGTCAACCAGCGCGAAGTCGGCGTTGATACGCTGAGCTACGAAGATGCGTTGAAAAACACGCTGCGCCAGGCGCCTGACGTCATTCTGATCGGCGAGATCCGCAGCCAGGAAACCATGGAACACGCGCTGGCCTTCGCCGAAACCGGCCATCTATGCCTGTCCACACTGCACGCCAACAACGCCAACCAGGCGCTGGACCGCATCATCAATTTCTTCCCCGAAGAACGCCGCAATCAATTGCTGCTGGATTTGTCGCTGAATTTGAAGGCGTTTGTCTCGCAACGGCTGGTGCCTACCGTCGACGGCAAGCGCACGGCCGCGATAGAAATCTTATTGGGTACGCAACTGGCCCGCGACCTGATACAGAAAGGCGAAATACATGCCATCAAGGAAGCCATGGAGAAATCGGAAGAAATCGGCATGCAGACGTTTGACAGCCATTTGCTGAGGCTCTTCAAAGAGGGCACGATTTCGCTTGAAGAAGCGCTGAACAATTCCGACTCGCCGAATAACCTCAAGCTGAAAATCAATCTGTCTGAAGGTCTAGGCTCGGTTTCGCCCGCTCAGACGTCCGATGCGGCCGGCAGCTTGTCAGGCTTTGCGCTGGAGGCCATCGACAAGGAAGAAGAGGAAGAAGAACCGGCGGAATAA
- a CDS encoding type II secretion system F family protein: protein MAEQTEQLDFIWEGVDKSRKKTKGLISAKSEMIARTDLRRMGIRVTKLKKKPKPLFGARVQSITPGDIAVFARQLATMLEAGVPLVQSFDIIGKGHDNPSMQKMLLEIKADIEGGATLAEALNKRPQQFDELFCNLVQAGEQAGVLESLLDKIATYKEKTESLKKKIKKALTYPIAVLVVAFIVTAILLLFVVPVFQELFQSFGADLPAFTKFVISISEWMQEWWWLFFGSIGAAIYTYLFFQKRSRPFNHFMDKMFLKIPIIGMILHKSAIARFSRTLSTMSAAGVPLVEALESVAGACGNVIYADAVLKMREEVAMGQRLQFAMQQTQLFPHMVMQMLAIGEESGSIDEMLAKVADFYEEEVDNLVDNLSSLMEPIIMVILGILVGGLIVAMYLPIFKLGAAIG from the coding sequence ATGGCAGAACAAACCGAACAGCTGGATTTCATCTGGGAAGGCGTCGACAAAAGCAGAAAAAAAACCAAGGGGTTGATTTCTGCAAAAAGCGAGATGATAGCGAGAACCGATTTAAGACGCATGGGGATACGCGTCACCAAACTCAAGAAAAAACCCAAGCCCTTATTCGGCGCCAGAGTCCAATCAATTACGCCGGGCGATATAGCGGTCTTTGCCCGGCAATTAGCGACCATGCTGGAAGCGGGCGTGCCTTTAGTGCAGTCTTTCGATATCATCGGCAAAGGACACGATAACCCCAGCATGCAGAAAATGCTGTTGGAGATTAAAGCGGATATTGAAGGCGGCGCAACTTTGGCTGAAGCCCTTAACAAGCGGCCGCAGCAATTTGATGAACTTTTCTGCAATCTGGTCCAAGCGGGCGAACAGGCGGGAGTACTGGAATCTTTGCTGGATAAGATCGCGACTTACAAGGAAAAAACCGAATCCCTGAAAAAGAAAATCAAGAAAGCGCTGACTTATCCTATTGCGGTATTGGTTGTCGCATTTATCGTCACGGCCATTCTTCTGCTTTTTGTCGTGCCTGTTTTTCAAGAACTTTTCCAGAGCTTTGGCGCGGATTTGCCGGCCTTCACGAAATTTGTCATAAGCATATCGGAATGGATGCAGGAATGGTGGTGGCTATTTTTCGGCAGCATCGGCGCGGCGATTTATACCTATCTTTTCTTCCAGAAACGCTCGCGGCCGTTCAATCACTTCATGGATAAAATGTTCCTGAAAATACCCATAATTGGCATGATCTTACACAAGTCGGCTATTGCCCGTTTCTCAAGAACTCTATCGACCATGTCCGCAGCCGGCGTGCCGCTGGTGGAAGCACTGGAGTCAGTAGCCGGCGCTTGCGGAAATGTCATCTATGCGGACGCCGTCTTAAAAATGCGTGAAGAAGTAGCCATGGGACAGCGCCTGCAATTTGCCATGCAACAAACCCAACTTTTCCCTCACATGGTCATGCAGATGCTTGCCATCGGTGAAGAGTCAGGCTCTATCGATGAAATGCTGGCCAAAGTGGCCGATTTTTATGAAGAGGAAGTCGACAATCTGGTCGATAATTTAAGCAGTCTGATGGAACCCATTATCATGGTAATCTTAGGCATTCTGGTCGGCGGCCTGATCGTTGCCATGTATCTGCCTATTTTCAAACTCGGCGCGGCCATCGGCTAA
- a CDS encoding cation diffusion facilitator family transporter: MADVCDAATADRLKARATYVGALVNIVQTSIKIGFGILGQSAALIADGIHSLSDLLSDLLVIIAIRLGSREADHEHPYGHRRFETIATVILGVGLIAVAGAIVWHEMEHIAAPETLHVPDAFTLGVAALSILINEWLYHYTKRIAKRTRSKLLLANAWHQRSDAFSSVVVLAGIAAVLLGYPFADAIAAAVVALMVGKIGLNLVFDSIKELVDTSLPPELVAEIRAAIHQVDGVEGIHLLRTRQMGEDAYIDAHIVVDPRITVSEGHMIGDAVRDDLIRRFDDVMDVLVHVDPEDDEGMSGRSRPLLRGDVQKLLEHYLADFRQAIEDFRIHYLDGQIEVEVILPFALCEQPQQLKKIKKQCALMSASVKKIDRVFVFFKT; encoded by the coding sequence ATGGCTGACGTCTGCGATGCGGCAACCGCTGATAGGCTGAAGGCCAGGGCAACCTATGTCGGGGCGCTGGTCAATATTGTTCAGACCAGCATCAAAATCGGTTTCGGCATCCTGGGACAATCGGCGGCATTGATCGCAGACGGCATTCATTCCCTGTCGGACTTGCTGAGCGACCTGCTGGTGATTATCGCCATCAGATTGGGCAGCCGCGAAGCGGATCACGAGCATCCTTACGGTCATCGCCGCTTTGAGACGATAGCGACGGTTATTCTGGGCGTCGGCCTGATTGCTGTCGCCGGCGCCATTGTCTGGCATGAGATGGAACATATTGCTGCACCGGAAACCTTACACGTGCCGGATGCCTTCACCTTGGGCGTTGCGGCTCTTTCCATCCTGATCAATGAATGGCTGTATCACTACACCAAGCGCATCGCTAAAAGGACCCGGTCGAAGTTGCTGTTGGCCAATGCCTGGCATCAGCGCAGCGATGCCTTCTCTTCAGTGGTTGTGCTGGCGGGCATTGCGGCTGTGCTGTTGGGATACCCTTTCGCCGATGCTATCGCCGCCGCCGTAGTCGCGCTGATGGTGGGCAAGATTGGCTTGAATCTGGTTTTTGACAGCATCAAGGAATTGGTCGATACGTCTCTGCCGCCCGAACTGGTCGCTGAAATCCGCGCCGCTATTCATCAAGTCGACGGCGTCGAGGGTATTCATCTGCTGCGCACGCGGCAAATGGGCGAAGATGCGTATATCGATGCACATATTGTCGTCGATCCGCGCATCACGGTATCGGAAGGCCATATGATTGGCGATGCGGTCAGAGATGATTTGATCAGGCGCTTCGATGACGTCATGGATGTGCTGGTACACGTCGATCCCGAGGATGATGAAGGGATGTCGGGCCGGTCCAGACCGCTGTTGCGCGGCGACGTGCAGAAGCTGTTGGAGCATTATCTGGCCGACTTCAGGCAGGCGATCGAAGATTTCAGGATTCATTATCTCGACGGGCAGATTGAAGTTGAAGTCATTCTGCCTTTTGCCCTCTGCGAACAGCCGCAACAGTTGAAAAAAATCAAAAAACAGTGCGCACTGATGAGCGCCAGTGTTAAAAAAATTGATCGAGTTTTCGTATTTTTCAAAACCTAG
- the zapD gene encoding cell division protein ZapD, with product MNNYITYEFPLNERIRVFIRLEQLFQQFNHFLVGPTVADKRAALSSLLDIMMIFRRNDLKSEILKELDRHAKVLNKVANSDSVDTDKLMQLLSQVTQTSKRLYAVSGKIGINVMESDLFQSIAQRSSIPGGTCSFDLPEFHYWLEQDESVRLKDLEHWSSPFTDIRTAIDLILSFIRNSNAPTQEVAEAGFFQLSLDRSQPFQLLKVSVDKSIHCFAEISGGKHRCTIRFMTPPSDDKRPTQTPDDIPFSLTCCLF from the coding sequence GTGAACAACTATATCACCTATGAATTTCCACTCAATGAACGAATCCGGGTTTTCATACGGCTCGAACAACTGTTTCAACAATTCAATCATTTTCTAGTTGGGCCGACAGTGGCCGACAAACGCGCCGCGCTCAGCAGTCTGCTTGACATCATGATGATTTTCAGACGCAACGATCTGAAATCGGAAATCCTGAAAGAACTGGACCGCCATGCCAAAGTACTGAACAAGGTCGCTAACAGCGACAGCGTGGATACAGACAAGCTGATGCAACTGCTGAGCCAGGTCACCCAGACCAGCAAGCGGCTCTATGCCGTCAGCGGAAAAATCGGCATTAACGTCATGGAAAGCGACTTGTTCCAGAGCATCGCCCAGCGCAGTTCGATCCCAGGGGGCACCTGCTCTTTCGATCTGCCTGAATTCCATTACTGGCTGGAACAGGATGAGTCCGTTCGTTTGAAAGACCTGGAACACTGGAGCAGTCCGTTTACGGATATCCGCACCGCCATTGATCTGATTCTCAGCTTTATACGCAACAGCAATGCGCCGACCCAAGAAGTCGCCGAAGCCGGTTTTTTTCAGTTATCCCTGGACAGAAGCCAGCCGTTCCAATTGCTGAAAGTGAGCGTTGATAAATCCATTCATTGCTTTGCGGAAATCAGCGGCGGCAAACACCGCTGCACTATCCGATTCATGACCCCGCCTTCGGATGATAAACGTCCGACACAAACGCCGGATGATATTCCTTTTTCCTTGACCTGCTGTCTGTTCTAA